In the Triticum aestivum cultivar Chinese Spring chromosome 2B, IWGSC CS RefSeq v2.1, whole genome shotgun sequence genome, TAATAAACAGTGACGCCAAATGGAGCTTACATAATGTTCAATAATATTTGTCTTAATGAACAGAATTATCAAATATTGCCATGTCGAGTTGGTAATTTCTGACTATGTAGCCAgctcattctttttcttctaagTTTTCCATATTTTCTTTTACTTGAATGTTTGCTTCCTTTTGGTGACTCCCGCATACTTCCTTGTTTTTTAATCGCATGCTGCcatcgcccccccccctcctactGTCATGACTCATGCTAATTAACCTTTTAGTGTGGAGTACCTTTTTTTGAGATAGACGAATGCATGCAATATTTGCATGATAGCTGCTAGATTTTTTCTAGGACATTGCACCTGACCCCACTTTAATCTGGCCAATCTGTGGCAAATATGCTAAATTTTGTTTTAGGAGCAAAAATTGGAACAAGGAACTGAAGTTCAAAACAATGCTGAAGCTCCTGTCCCTGAGCACCAGTTGGAAGGAAAAACAAATGTTGGATCCAAGAATAGCGAAAAAAAAGATAAAACAGGCAAAGAAATTTCTAAAGAAAAAGAGGCTGATCAAAAAGGAGATATTGAAAGAGAAAAAGTAAGAGTCACAGATGGTGCAAGTTTGGACAACCTGCTTCAGAGGCTGCCAAGATGTGTGAGCCGAGATCTAATTGACCAATTGACGGTAATAACAACTGGTCAACTGCATTACATACTTATGTGCATTTGAGATGGTTCCACCTTATTCTTAAACTCCATTTATTTATTCCTTCAGGTAGAGTTTTGCTATCTGAATTCTAAAGCAAACAGGAAGAAACTTGCACGAGCTTTATTCAATGTTCCAAGGACTTCGTTGGAACTGTTACCTTTCTATTCCCGTTTAGTTGCCACTTTGTCCACATGCATGAAGGATCTCCCAAGTATGCTCTTGTCAATGCTTGAAGAAGAGTTTAACTTTTTGATGAACAAGAAGGTTTGTCTCGTATTCATGTATTTCTTGGTCCTTGTTGTCGATAATACACTGTTTTATTTGGCACTTGTAAGAAAAAATGTTTTTGGTTCTTTCAATTTTTTTACCGCTCCATTGTTCTGTGGTGACATATGTAATTCAAATTCAGTATAACTAACAGGGTTATCTACTTTGCAGCACTAATTATTGTTCTCTGTTATATTCCTCCTTTCAGGATCAGATTAAAATCGAAACAAAAATTAGAAATATTAGATTTATTGGGGAATTGTGCAAATTCAATATTGCTCCATCAGGCCTTGTTTTTAGTTGTTTGAAGGTAAGCAAATCAAATAAATCCAGTTACGGAATTAGTTGCTTCCTGTTTATTATGCTTTTGTTGAGTTTTTAAATTCCCTGTGTTCTTGTTTAACTACCTTTTGGATGGTACAGAATAGTTCTGTTCTACGTGGAATAATAATTAGCGCACTAAATGTGGTAGGCAGTACAAAGGTTAACTAGATAGGCTGGGAAACATAGTTAGCTATGTATGTTCCAAATCACTGATACAAGTGGATGTGTCATGCCGTGATCATGTGGGTAATTTCTGACCACATGGAAAGGCATGGCATTTCCTGCGGATGAAGGTTTCTTTCCTGCGGATGAAGGTTTCAGACCACACTATCGATTTTGTCTTTCTCCGATGAAAAATTCTCGCCTGTCTGTTTTCTTCTGGTAAGGCCATACCCCAACTTTCCACTTTTGTTGCGAGCTAGCTGGGAGCTTGTGCTCAGCTGACAACTATTAGACCTCTTCTGTGTGCGAGGCCCAAGCTGCACGCTCATTTGTGCTTATTAACTTTTATCCTTTTAGTTGCCAAAGCATCACACCCTACTCAATTCCGCAAATCCTCTCACTTGTGAAGGACTGGAGAGACCCTAGGCATTGAAGGGTTTTGCGGAATGCGCCCTTCATTATTCTTATTTAAAGTTGACAAGTCGAAGGTGCTGTAATCCGGCTGAGTCGCCACTATGCCGAATGATGTCTTCGCCCAATGTGACCCTCTCCCCTGGCCGGTTGCCCCTTCACATCCTTATCTGGTATTGATGCACAGCTGGCTGCTGCTATGCTGAATGCGCCTTTGACGAATGCCCCAACTTCATTATCTCTTTTGTAAAGTTGATGGGCTGAAGGTGCCATGATCCGACGCGGCAGATAGCCGTAGCTACGCTGAATGCCCCTCACTTCATGATCTTTATTTAGAAGTTGGCAGCATGACTAGCGTGCACACATCCATACAAAATGGATATAATTTATCATATTGCAAGCTTGCAACACCACAAATCAATCAATTTGCAACTGCCAACTTAATTTggtcattgtgattatttgcatttTCAGGCTTGCCTAGATGATTTTAGCCATCATAACATTGATGTGGCCTGCAATCTTCTTGAGACCTGCGGGCGCTTTCTTTATCTCTCACAAGGAACTACAGTTCGCATGTCAAACATGCTGGAAATACTGAGGAGGTTGAAAAATGTGAAGAATTTGGATCCACACCACAGCACACTTGTAGAGAACGCCTATTACTTATGCAAACCACCAGAAAGATCTGCCAGAGTCTCTAAAGTCCGGCCACCTCTCCATCAGGTAAGTCTTTTTATCCTTTTCTGTTCTTTCTGGTATTTTCGGACTTATGTGTGCATAAATTATTACATTGAAGAACTAATATTGTCTTTCTATGCATGCAGTACATAAGGAAGCGGCTGTTCTCAGATCTTGATAAAACAagtgttcagcatgttcttcgtCAGTTACGCAAGTTACCTTGGGCTGAGTGCGAGGAGTACCTGGTGAAATGTTTTCTCAAGGTTCACAAGGGAAAATATAGCCAAGTTCATCTGATTGCTCTTCTAACTGCTGGTCTTAGTCACTATCATGATGATTTTCATGTGGCTGTGGTAGATGAGGTGAGTTACCTTGCTGAAACAGATGGTTGGGAAAAACTTTGGCTGAGACGGTAAACCATTGCATGAGAAGTCAGTAGCAGAATTTGTTTCACATTTCACATAAAAATATTATATATGGCATGTAAAGTTGTACCATGAATAGTGGACCAGTTTTCCAGCCTATCATGTGCACTCGTATGTCTATCTCCGTTCTCTCTTTACGTTCTCTGTGTTTGGTGCTCAACTTTGTTTCTTCTTTCTTTCATTGAGCTCTGACTGTTCTTTAAAAAATGCTTAGCAAGTGTATTCCATATTTTCGTATATTTTTGTATTTGGGATTTATTGTGTCTTTTTAGTTGAGATTACTAGCATGTTGTTATTTTGTAGAGCATTAAAAAAATCTTGTATTACGCATATGTAACAGTAACATAGTGTTTGAAGGAACAGAGTTTGATCCCCTTTATTTAATGACACTTTGATTATAAAAGGATTAGCTGATGTAGTGGTTTCCTTGTATCTGGATTCAGGTTCTAGAAGAGATTAGAGTTGGACTTGAGCTGAATGACTATGCAATGCAACAGCGACAACTTGCCCACATGCGATTCCTTGGGGAGCTATATAACTACGAGCATATTGATTCATCAGTTATATTTGACACATTGTACCTTATTACTGTATTTGGTCATGGAACACTGGAAGTGAGTAAACACATCCAAACTTACTAGCTATCTGTACTTTGTTTTCTTTATATTGTTATTTCAGCAATCCATTTTCTAGCTTATACAGTGTGaagtttttctgatttagtatgttTTAAAGAAACACATGCTCTTATAATTTTTTTTGAATCACATGCTCTTATAAATATGAGAATGTTCTTGATAACTACCTTTTACCGTGCTATTCTTCAACTTATTTTTATTCTTAAATTCATTGTTTAACGTGCTTGGTATGCATAATTATTCATTCGAACTGTATGCCTTATGAATCTCCCCCAAAAAAGGTTTGCATCTCTTTTCTGCGATCCTGGATAAGTATGTTGCAAACGTAAAAAGTTACTAGGTTCTCATTCTTTCTCTCTAATGCCTTGCGCATGCTTAATCACCTATTTTAAAGGAATCAATGTAATTTGTCACATAAGTGAATTTATCCTTTGGATTTATCCTGTGCAGCAAGATCTGCTTGACCCCCCAGAAGATTTCTTCAGGATAAGGATGATTGTTACACTTCTCCAGACATGTGGTCACTATTTTGATAGAGGCTCTTCAAAAAGAAAGCTTGACAGATTTTTGCTACATTTTCAAAGATATATTCTGAACAAAGGGCCATTGCCACTTGATGTTGAGTTTGATGTGCAGGTTAGTGTTGTTCTAAACACCAGCAACTTACTAGATGTTGCATCTTTAAAGCATAAATGCATGTCGAGTCTTCattgtactccatccgttcctaaatacaagtctttttagagatttcaatatgaactacatacggagcaaaatgagtgaatctacactctaaatatatctatatacatccgtatgtagtttctattggaatctctaaaaagacttatatttaggaacggagggaatatatGTAAGCATATGGTTATGATACAATGTAAGTGGAGAAGAACTGTTCTGATACATCAAGTTGAATGTCCAGTGCAAGGTGAGCCAATACAGTTCTGCTTGTTTTGTCTCTTTTCTGGACATCATAGCTATCAGGCTGTGACTTGAGAGATAGAGAAATTATCTGGATATAGTTGGTAGTGACATTTCAACATTTTGACCTGCAATGTTGAGTGTGTTGTTGGCTTCAAACTTAGTATGGAAGCAAGGGGTATGCTAgggaatatatgttgttgacaaaAGTCAGTCAGCAACTTAGCGTCGATTGTAACTTATGCACACTGTTATTATTGTTTTAGATATCCTGTGCActatgttggaggacaaggaacTGTTTACTTCTTAGACCGGTTTATTGTGCTTAGTCTTTTACTTCCATGTTGAACTGCTTTAATTTGGTTAGCAAATTGTGCAAGTACTCATATGGCATGCTAGACCATAGAATATGTGATTATCCTTTTATAGATTAAATGATTAAGAGATGTCTCTAAAGTGAGTATTAGCTCCTAATTTACTTTACAACTGGTGCAGGACATGTTTGCTGAGCTACGGCCTAACATGACTAGGTATTCATCTCCAGAGCTGTTGGCTTCTGCTCTGGCTGAGCTTGAAGAAAATGAGAAGACGAAACAATCTGAAAGTGCTGCTTCTGATGCCAGCTGCAAGAGCTCAGCAAACAGGCCTGACAAAAATGGCACGGGCCACGAAGAAGTAGCAGACAGTGAAAGCTATTCAGGCAGCAGAAGCATCTATCGCGATGGAAGTGAAGATGGAGATTCTCTGTACGAAGAAAACTCAGATGACAGGTCAGGGAATGGAGTCGTTGATGACGATGACGCCATGCCTTCTGgttctgatgaagaagaaagggTCCAGGTTAGACATAAGGTGGTGCAAGTTGACCCTAAGGAGCAAGAAGACTTTGATCGGGAGCTGAGGGCCCTTCTACAGGAAAGCTTGGAGTCGCGTAAGTTGGAGCCACGGGTGAAATCCACTTTGAATATGACTGTACCGATGAAAATCGTTGAGGGGTCAAAGGACTCGAGAGCCACTGAAAGAGAGAGTGGAGAAGAGCTTGCAGCTGAGGAAAATGGTAATGCTGGGGGCGGTAGTGAGGTCAAGGTGTGCGTCAGGGTGCTTGTGAAGAAAGGGCACAAGCAGCAGACAAGGCAAATGCTCATTCCTGGGGACTGCTCACTCGTTCAGAGCACAAAGCAGCAAGAGGCGGCTCTGCTCGAGGAGAAGCAAAACATCAAGCAGAAAATCCTTGAATACAacgagagggaggaggaagaattcaacgcatcaTCATTCCAAACTGGGTTCTGGGGTCAAGGAGGAAGCAGCGCAGGCGGCAGTATCGGCTCAGCCGGGC is a window encoding:
- the LOC123046082 gene encoding regulator of nonsense transcripts UPF2 yields the protein MEHMENESHEGKKQDEEGHHNNEVVRLEEYKKLIDVKTALRHSNLNPERPDASHLRTLDSSIKRNTAVIKKLKVINDEQKDGLMEELKSVNLSKFVSEAVSYICEAKLRSADIQAAVQICSLLHQRYKDFSPCLIQGLLKAFFPGKAGDDIDPDKNSRAMKKRSTLKLLMELYFVGIVEDASTFINIIKDLTLVEHLKDRETTQTNLTLLASFARQGKHFLGLQKHGQEAYDEFFMGLNISDDLKTFFKKSLSSYYDAAVAILQSEHASLRAMESENAKILNVKGELSDENTALYEKLRKSFDQLLRCVSSLAEALDMQPPVMPDDGHTTRVTTASELSPSGKHFSAVEPIWDDEDTKAFYESLPDLRVFVPGVLLGEAEPKLVDQHGKVHEQTGEQKLEQGTEVQNNAEAPVPEHQLEGKTNVGSKNSEKKDKTGKEISKEKEADQKGDIEREKVRVTDGASLDNLLQRLPRCVSRDLIDQLTVEFCYLNSKANRKKLARALFNVPRTSLELLPFYSRLVATLSTCMKDLPSMLLSMLEEEFNFLMNKKDQIKIETKIRNIRFIGELCKFNIAPSGLVFSCLKACLDDFSHHNIDVACNLLETCGRFLYLSQGTTVRMSNMLEILRRLKNVKNLDPHHSTLVENAYYLCKPPERSARVSKVRPPLHQYIRKRLFSDLDKTSVQHVLRQLRKLPWAECEEYLVKCFLKVHKGKYSQVHLIALLTAGLSHYHDDFHVAVVDEVLEEIRVGLELNDYAMQQRQLAHMRFLGELYNYEHIDSSVIFDTLYLITVFGHGTLEQDLLDPPEDFFRIRMIVTLLQTCGHYFDRGSSKRKLDRFLLHFQRYILNKGPLPLDVEFDVQDMFAELRPNMTRYSSPELLASALAELEENEKTKQSESAASDASCKSSANRPDKNGTGHEEVADSESYSGSRSIYRDGSEDGDSLYEENSDDRSGNGVVDDDDAMPSGSDEEERVQVRHKVVQVDPKEQEDFDRELRALLQESLESRKLEPRVKSTLNMTVPMKIVEGSKDSRATERESGEELAAEENGNAGGGSEVKVCVRVLVKKGHKQQTRQMLIPGDCSLVQSTKQQEAALLEEKQNIKQKILEYNEREEEEFNASSFQTGFWGQGGSSAGGSIGSAGRGSWDGSNRGGRGRQRYYIAGGIYHGYGRGR